The following coding sequences lie in one Silene latifolia isolate original U9 population chromosome 5, ASM4854445v1, whole genome shotgun sequence genomic window:
- the LOC141654952 gene encoding B3 domain-containing transcription factor VRN1-like, protein MAIDDHPHNLPSFFRIILEPRGDLHELGIPKEFMAEYGNELSDVVSLKIPTGKTWKVELLKENGRAWFRDGWHEFVTCYSICHAHFLVFTYGGMSQFSVFIFDKTACEIEYPLDPQETQVPETATETHIKSYPCSPSSSSKENGMLALVGQYRRKIGTLNREHIKKINSYQFENPCFTVRMRPCYVMYNFRLNVPLTFAAKYLRKIRGSCTLENATGDTWPVRCEGNTPKYMNIVGGWKKYALDNKLRVGDICVFELINAAKRLFFTQVQMKGNRSYKKGSGAERTKETRDEYEKEKKK, encoded by the exons ATGGCAATTGATGATCATCCTCATAACCTCCCCAGCTTCTTCAGGATAATTCTTGAGCCTCGAGGCGATCTTCATGAACTG GGAATTCCTAAAGAGTTTATGGCTGAATATGGGAATGAACTATCGGATGTTGTAAGCCTCAAAATTCCAACTGGTAAGACATGGAAAGTCGAATTACTGAAAGAAAATGGCAGAGCATGGTTCAGAGATGGCTGGCATGAATTTGTGACCTGTTATTCAATATGTCATGCCCATTTCTTGGTGTTCACTTATGGAGGAATGTCTCAGTTCAGTGTGTTTATTTTCGACAAGACCGCTTGTGAAATTGAGTACCCTCTTGATCCTCAAGAAACCCAAGTCCCGGAGACTGCAACTGAAACTCACATCAAGAGTTACCCTTGTTCACCTAGCTCTTCATCAAAAG AAAACGGGATGCTTGCTTTGGTTGGGCAATACAGAAGGAAAATTGGAACTCTCAACCGTGAGCATATCAAGAAGATTAAttcttatcaatttgaaaacccTTGTTTTACCGTCAGAATGCGACCGTGTTATGTGATGTATAATTTTCGCCTG AACGTACCATTGACGTTTGCTGCGAAGTACTTGAGAAAAATTCGAGGGAGCTGCACACTTGAAAATGCAACTGGTGATACGTGGCCTGTTCGATGTGAAGGCAATACACCGAAGTATATGAATATTGTTGGAGGCTGGAAGAAGTATGCATTGGACAACAAATTGCGAGTTGGTGATATATGTGTTTTCGAGTTGATCAATGCTGCCAAACGTCT CTTCTTCACTCAG GTACAGATGAAAGGGAACAGATCATACAAAAAGGGAAGTGGTGCAGAAAGAACAAAGGAGACAAGAGATGAATACGAAAAGGAAAAGAAGAAATGA